In Actinomadura citrea, a single window of DNA contains:
- the glmU gene encoding bifunctional UDP-N-acetylglucosamine diphosphorylase/glucosamine-1-phosphate N-acetyltransferase GlmU: MSAASRPAAVIVLAAGEGTRMKSRTSKVLHELCGRSMLGHVLAAARELEPERLVVVVGHRREQVVGHLAEHAPDAEAAVQERQGGTGHAVRMALEQTGALEGTVVVTNGDHPLLRGETLRALVQAHEDEGNAVTVLTTEMPDATGYGRMIRAADGSAEAIVEHKDATGDQRAINEINVGMYAFDGALLADALKRVTTDNAGGEEYLTDVVAILRGDGHRAGAHLAADWVETQGVNDKVQLSQARRQLNDRILEAHMRAGVTVIDPASTWIDVQVTAEPDAEIHPGTQLHGRTHLGEGARIGPGCTLTDTTVGAGASVTNAVCVGAEIGPEASVGPYAYLRPGTRLAPRAKVGTYVETKNADIGEGTKVPHLTYVGDAEIGAGSNIGASSVFVNYDGVEKHRSVIGSHVKVGSDNMIVAPVTIGDGAYTAAGSVIIQDVPPGAMAVARGRQRNIEGWVERKRPGTPAAEAARRAGEESAS; this comes from the coding sequence GTGAGTGCTGCGAGCCGCCCGGCCGCCGTCATCGTCCTCGCCGCGGGCGAGGGCACCCGGATGAAGTCCCGTACCTCGAAGGTGCTGCACGAGCTGTGCGGGCGCAGCATGCTCGGCCACGTGCTGGCCGCCGCCCGCGAACTGGAGCCCGAGCGGCTCGTCGTGGTCGTCGGGCACCGGCGCGAGCAGGTCGTCGGGCACCTCGCCGAGCACGCCCCGGACGCCGAGGCCGCCGTGCAGGAGCGGCAGGGCGGAACGGGCCACGCCGTGCGGATGGCGCTGGAGCAGACCGGCGCGCTGGAGGGGACGGTCGTCGTGACGAACGGCGACCACCCGCTGCTGCGGGGCGAGACGCTGCGGGCGCTGGTCCAGGCGCACGAGGACGAGGGCAACGCCGTCACCGTGCTGACGACCGAGATGCCGGACGCGACCGGCTACGGGCGGATGATCCGGGCGGCCGACGGCAGCGCCGAGGCGATCGTCGAGCACAAGGACGCCACCGGGGACCAGCGCGCCATCAACGAGATCAACGTCGGGATGTACGCGTTCGACGGCGCGCTCCTGGCGGACGCGCTGAAGCGGGTGACGACCGACAACGCGGGCGGCGAGGAGTACCTCACCGACGTGGTGGCGATCCTGCGCGGCGACGGTCACCGGGCGGGCGCGCACCTGGCCGCCGACTGGGTGGAGACGCAGGGCGTCAACGACAAGGTCCAGCTCTCCCAGGCGCGCAGGCAGCTGAACGACCGGATCCTCGAGGCGCACATGCGGGCCGGGGTCACCGTCATCGACCCGGCGTCGACCTGGATCGACGTGCAGGTGACCGCCGAACCGGACGCGGAGATCCACCCGGGGACGCAGCTGCACGGCAGGACGCACCTGGGCGAGGGCGCGCGGATCGGTCCCGGCTGCACGCTCACCGACACGACGGTCGGCGCCGGCGCGTCGGTGACCAACGCGGTGTGCGTCGGGGCGGAGATCGGGCCGGAGGCCTCGGTCGGGCCCTACGCCTACCTGCGGCCCGGCACGAGGCTCGCGCCCAGGGCCAAGGTCGGGACCTACGTCGAGACCAAGAACGCCGACATCGGCGAGGGCACCAAGGTGCCGCATCTGACCTACGTCGGCGACGCCGAGATCGGCGCCGGCTCGAACATCGGCGCGAGTTCGGTGTTCGTCAACTACGACGGTGTGGAGAAGCACCGCAGCGTCATCGGGTCGCATGTGAAGGTCGGCAGCGACAACATGATCGTCGCGCCGGTGACGATCGGGGACGGCGCCTACACCGCGGCCGGCTCGGTGATCATCCAGGACGTCCCGCCGGGGGCGATGGCGGTCGCGCGAGGGCGGCAGCGCAACATCGAGGGCTGGGTCGAGCGGAAGCGGCCGGGGACGCCGGCGGCCGAGGCGGCCCGGAGGGCCGGCGAGGAGAGCGCGTCTTAG